A region of the Kiritimatiellia bacterium genome:
CGACCTTTACGAGGAACAGGCCCGACAGCATCATGAGCATCCCCGCGCGCCACCGGTTGACCCCGGTATAGCGCGCCCAGAAAAAACCGCAGAGAAACAGCATCGCGACCAGGAACGCGTTGGACGTGCGCAACGCCAGGTGGTGGTCCTCCATGACCATGAACGGGATCGCCGCCGGGAAGGCCGTCAGGATCACCAGCAGCCCGCTGGCAACCCCGCCCGCCAGGTCCTCGCGCGTGACCCGCGCCGGCTCGGGTTCGACGCGCCCGGCCATGACCCGAATGCCCCGGTAGAGCTTCGCGCGCTCGTCGGCGGTGGTCAGCCGCTCCAGGTCCGGGTCCAGCGCCCCCCCGATCGCCGCCAGGGCGGAGGCTTCGTCCGGG
Encoded here:
- a CDS encoding VIT1/CCC1 transporter family protein; translated protein: MPEQSKGFFARHLDPGEIFGEILFGLIMVLTFTLGAGIAVTKGPGAIRTLLATAVGCNIAWGIIDGAMYVMGSLLERGRRNRMLLFLKQAPDEASALAAIGGALDPDLERLTTADERAKLYRGIRVMAGRVEPEPARVTREDLAGGVASGLLVILTAFPAAIPFMVMEDHHLALRTSNAFLVAMLFLCGFFWARYTGVNRWRAGMLMMLSGLFLVKVAMLLGG